Proteins co-encoded in one Candidatus Stoquefichus sp. SB1 genomic window:
- a CDS encoding tRNA1(Val) (adenine(37)-N6)-methyltransferase, with amino-acid sequence MTKEVTNYLLAYKNMKIIQRKDMFNFSLDTVLLAHFCTINKDLNEIVDFGTNNAAIPLLLSRRTDKKIIGIEIQEEAVELARKNVLLNQLENQIEIVHSDIKEYIKEQKKVKLIVCNPPFFKVGERSHLNDNEYLQIARHEIKISLDEIVQCAAALLDNKGRFAMVHRPDRMIEIINCMQKYDIEPKRVRFVYPKVGKESHIFLIEGMYKGNKGLKIEAPLYAHEEDGSYTKEIRLMFGENENE; translated from the coding sequence ATGACCAAAGAAGTCACTAATTATTTATTAGCTTATAAAAACATGAAAATTATCCAAAGAAAAGATATGTTTAACTTTTCTTTGGATACTGTTTTATTAGCACATTTTTGTACAATTAATAAAGATTTAAATGAAATTGTTGATTTTGGAACAAATAATGCTGCAATACCTTTATTATTAAGTCGAAGAACTGATAAAAAGATTATTGGTATTGAAATACAAGAAGAAGCTGTTGAACTTGCAAGAAAGAATGTTCTTTTGAATCAACTAGAAAATCAAATTGAAATTGTACATAGTGATATTAAAGAATATATTAAAGAACAAAAGAAAGTAAAGTTAATTGTCTGTAACCCACCTTTTTTTAAGGTAGGAGAACGTAGTCATTTAAATGATAACGAATATTTACAAATAGCTCGTCATGAAATAAAAATTAGTCTTGATGAAATCGTACAATGTGCAGCAGCACTATTAGATAATAAAGGACGTTTTGCAATGGTTCATCGTCCTGATCGAATGATTGAAATTATTAATTGTATGCAAAAATATGATATAGAACCAAAGCGTGTTAGATTTGTTTATCCTAAAGTCGGGAAAGAATCACATATTTTTCTTATTGAAGGAATGTATAAGGGAAATAAAGGGTTAAAAATAGAGGCTCCTCTATATGCTCATGAAGAGGATGGAAGTTATACAAAGGAGATACGTTTAATGTTTGGAGAAAATGAAAATGAATAG
- the rsmI gene encoding 16S rRNA (cytidine(1402)-2'-O)-methyltransferase, with product MNRQKSFENNQPTLFLVATPIGNLSEMTYRAVETLKTVDFIAAEDTRNTVKLLNHFEITTKLISHHEHNLVTSIPKIIQILLENHNVALVSDAGYPAISDPGYELVKECIENNINIVPISGANACLDALVVSGIAPQPFLFYGFLDHSDKRKKKELDSLKNYKETIVFYEAPHRIKKTLSLMFDIFGNRNIALCREITKKHEEVNRGTIEEILTVVDDMKGEMVIVVEGNPQEEIQVVYEQSIEEHVNEYIDKGMSTKDAIKEVAKQRNISKNTVYQEYHKK from the coding sequence ATGAATAGACAGAAAAGTTTTGAAAATAATCAACCTACATTATTTCTAGTTGCAACACCAATAGGAAATTTAAGTGAAATGACTTATAGAGCAGTAGAAACATTGAAAACTGTTGATTTTATTGCTGCAGAAGATACACGTAATACTGTTAAGTTATTAAATCATTTTGAAATTACAACAAAATTAATTTCACATCATGAACATAATCTTGTCACTTCTATTCCTAAAATTATTCAAATTTTACTTGAAAATCATAATGTTGCGTTAGTAAGTGATGCGGGATATCCAGCAATCAGTGATCCAGGTTATGAATTGGTTAAAGAATGTATAGAGAATAACATTAATATTGTTCCAATTTCTGGAGCAAATGCATGTTTAGATGCTCTTGTGGTATCTGGTATTGCCCCTCAACCATTTTTATTTTATGGTTTTCTAGATCATTCAGATAAAAGAAAAAAGAAAGAGCTAGATAGTCTTAAAAATTATAAAGAAACAATTGTTTTTTATGAAGCACCACACAGAATCAAGAAAACATTAAGTTTGATGTTTGATATATTTGGAAATAGAAATATTGCTTTGTGTCGTGAAATAACTAAAAAACATGAAGAGGTTAATCGAGGAACAATAGAGGAAATCTTAACAGTTGTAGATGATATGAAAGGTGAAATGGTTATTGTTGTGGAAGGTAACCCTCAAGAAGAAATACAAGTTGTTTATGAACAGTCTATAGAAGAACATGTTAATGAATACATTGATAAGGGGATGTCTACAAAAGATGCCATAAAAGAAGTAGCAAAACAAAGAAATATATCAAAGAATACGGTTTATCAAGAATATCACAAGAAATGA
- the pfkB gene encoding 1-phosphofructokinase gives MIYTITFNPSIDYIVSVDHFKIGAVNRVSKEYLLPGGKGINVSIVLNNLGIDNVALGFIAGFTGNEIKNRIETDFHVKTDFIDVQNGYSRINFKMKSDEESEVNGNGPTIDREHINQLYNKLNALKAGDILVLSGSIPNCVSNDIYNLIMKELKDKGIKIVVDATGDLLMKVLENKPFLIKPNNHELGEMFHVKLSDKKDIIKYAKKLQELGAENVLISMAGDGALFICQNGKVYFSEAPKGVVKNSVGAGDSMVAGFIAGYVQNDNYLDAFKMGVATGSASAFSENLATKEEVEKLFHSIQEVEYEY, from the coding sequence ATGATTTATACAATTACATTCAACCCATCAATTGATTATATTGTTTCAGTTGATCATTTCAAGATTGGTGCAGTTAATAGAGTTTCAAAGGAATATCTACTTCCAGGAGGGAAAGGTATTAACGTATCTATTGTTCTAAATAATTTAGGAATTGATAATGTTGCATTAGGATTTATTGCAGGATTTACAGGTAATGAAATTAAGAATAGGATAGAAACAGATTTTCATGTAAAAACAGATTTTATTGATGTTCAAAATGGATATTCGAGAATTAATTTTAAAATGAAAAGTGATGAAGAAAGTGAAGTTAATGGTAATGGTCCAACAATTGATCGTGAACATATTAATCAACTTTACAATAAACTCAATGCTTTAAAAGCAGGAGATATCTTAGTTCTTTCAGGGAGTATACCAAACTGTGTAAGTAATGATATATATAACCTTATTATGAAAGAGTTAAAAGATAAGGGTATTAAAATTGTGGTTGATGCAACTGGTGATTTATTGATGAAAGTATTGGAAAACAAACCATTCCTGATTAAACCAAATAATCATGAATTAGGAGAAATGTTTCACGTGAAACTTTCTGATAAAAAAGACATAATCAAGTATGCAAAAAAACTACAAGAACTAGGAGCAGAAAATGTTCTCATTTCAATGGCTGGAGATGGTGCTTTATTTATATGTCAAAATGGAAAAGTGTATTTTAGTGAAGCACCAAAAGGAGTTGTAAAAAATTCAGTAGGTGCAGGAGATTCAATGGTTGCTGGTTTTATAGCTGGTTATGTACAAAATGATAATTATTTAGATGCATTTAAAATGGGTGTAGCTACAGGCAGTGCAAGTGCTTTTTCAGAAAATCTTGCAACTAAAGAAGAAGTTGAAAAACTCTTTCATTCAATTCAAGAGGTAGAGTATGAATATTAA
- a CDS encoding PTS fructose transporter subunit IIABC — MNIKNLLKEDSIILNKHCLTKEEVIDTLVECHYQTGHIKDKKIYKEAILEREKLSSTGVGNMIAIPHAQNETVNYPSLVAMVDKEGVDFQSLDQQPAKIFFMIAVPKEGGSQHLEILAQLCQILMEEKIVKQLLNALTPKEFIDILTGEIGKSVDEKENKDFEILAVTACPTGIAHTYMAAKALEDTAKQLGIRIKVETNGASGVKNKLTEEEISAAKCIIVAADKKVDINRFKNKRMIQVPVAKGIYNSKELLEEAMSEEKEGVTHLSKNKFEIKPIKAIYKHLMNGVSQIIPILMIYGIVSTFLSWFSTSDVGTFYTGTMGSYSNSYLNYLSLISTILLTTFIIPLFSAFIADSIGDKPAFVVALVSSIVTLSVFNNEITIWLAILIAFGSGYLVLGLKKLFSYLPKVIETIIPNLLLPLCGTAIMIFIVIVVLQNGQNILIRNQTSMIPLVTNEIVLAIIGFVIGVMMSIDMGGPINKTAYLIGIIGIFIGRYTAMSAAMIGGMIPPIAIGLASLIYPSIFTEEERKGKWKCIIKGLCFVSEEAIPYMIKDRKGIHIPCIIASGIGGALSMYFACSQMFPHGGIFTVIFINHSLEFLISLLAATLIGASLIILFKKTSN, encoded by the coding sequence ATGAATATTAAGAATCTTTTAAAAGAAGATAGTATTATTTTAAATAAGCACTGTCTGACTAAAGAAGAAGTAATAGATACACTTGTTGAATGTCATTATCAAACAGGACATATAAAAGATAAAAAAATTTATAAAGAAGCTATATTGGAGAGAGAAAAATTATCTTCTACTGGTGTTGGTAATATGATTGCTATTCCACATGCACAAAATGAAACTGTTAATTATCCTTCATTAGTTGCAATGGTAGATAAAGAGGGCGTTGATTTTCAATCACTTGATCAACAGCCTGCCAAAATATTTTTTATGATTGCTGTTCCTAAAGAAGGAGGATCACAGCATTTAGAAATACTTGCACAATTATGCCAAATTTTAATGGAAGAAAAAATTGTCAAACAATTATTAAATGCATTAACACCTAAAGAATTTATAGATATATTAACTGGAGAAATAGGAAAATCAGTTGATGAAAAAGAAAACAAGGATTTTGAAATTCTTGCAGTTACTGCTTGTCCAACCGGAATTGCTCATACATATATGGCTGCAAAAGCATTAGAAGATACAGCTAAGCAATTAGGTATTCGGATTAAAGTCGAAACGAATGGGGCAAGTGGAGTTAAAAACAAATTAACTGAAGAAGAAATATCAGCAGCAAAGTGTATTATTGTTGCTGCTGATAAAAAGGTTGATATAAATAGATTTAAAAATAAAAGAATGATTCAAGTTCCTGTTGCCAAAGGAATATATAATTCTAAGGAATTATTAGAGGAAGCAATGAGTGAAGAGAAAGAAGGGGTAACACATTTATCAAAAAATAAATTTGAGATAAAACCTATTAAGGCTATATATAAACATTTAATGAATGGTGTTTCACAAATTATTCCGATATTAATGATTTATGGAATTGTAAGTACATTTTTGAGTTGGTTTAGTACAAGTGATGTTGGAACCTTTTATACTGGAACTATGGGAAGTTATAGTAATAGTTATTTAAATTACTTATCCTTAATTTCAACTATATTATTAACAACTTTTATTATTCCATTGTTTAGTGCTTTTATTGCAGATAGTATAGGTGATAAGCCAGCATTTGTTGTTGCACTTGTCAGTTCAATAGTTACGTTAAGTGTATTTAATAATGAAATAACAATTTGGCTAGCCATTTTAATAGCATTTGGATCAGGATATCTTGTTTTGGGATTAAAAAAACTTTTCTCATATTTACCAAAAGTTATAGAAACAATTATACCTAATTTATTATTACCATTATGCGGAACTGCTATCATGATTTTTATTGTAATTGTCGTGTTACAGAATGGTCAAAATATACTCATTAGAAATCAAACATCAATGATTCCTTTAGTAACAAATGAAATTGTTTTAGCAATCATTGGTTTTGTTATTGGTGTAATGATGTCTATTGATATGGGTGGACCAATTAATAAAACTGCCTACCTGATAGGAATTATTGGAATTTTCATAGGAAGATATACAGCGATGTCTGCAGCAATGATTGGTGGAATGATTCCACCAATAGCAATTGGATTGGCTAGTCTCATATATCCTTCTATCTTTACAGAAGAAGAAAGAAAAGGAAAATGGAAATGTATAATTAAAGGATTATGTTTCGTAAGTGAAGAAGCAATTCCGTATATGATTAAGGATAGAAAAGGCATTCATATTCCATGTATTATTGCTTCAGGAATTGGTGGTGCATTGTCTATGTATTTTGCATGTAGTCAAATGTTCCCACATGGAGGTATCTTCACAGTGATCTTTATTAACCATTCTTTGGAATTCTTAATTTCATTATTAGCTGCCACTCTGATTGGAGCAAGTTTAATTATTCTATTTAAAAAGACTTCAAATTGA
- a CDS encoding LysR family transcriptional regulator: MEIHHLKQFIVISQCGSINSASQKLYISQPSLNNTVKRCELELGFTVFLRTPKGIKLTEKGTQFIESAQKIITEYKKIEDLSSIQNTISSVSFIYLSYILESFLKLQEQGFSFSNILRRTQDSQIINDIISQRARIGILLINQLDINNFINQMKKYNLKFLLLFESIQMYVVVSKNHMFAKRKSISIKETQEFPLTYYTSMPEESIIKNIYNSHISLKVENRDELFLALKSNKYFSLLTLTEESKNPELIYIPIKDDNFKMSIYAISLTTTSFTEKEYEMIEFLKRTIHFL; encoded by the coding sequence ATGGAGATCCATCATTTAAAGCAATTTATTGTTATTTCTCAGTGTGGTTCCATCAATAGTGCTTCTCAAAAACTGTACATTTCTCAACCCTCATTAAACAATACTGTAAAACGTTGTGAACTAGAATTAGGATTTACAGTTTTCTTAAGAACGCCCAAAGGTATCAAATTAACTGAAAAAGGAACTCAATTTATAGAATCAGCTCAAAAAATTATAACAGAGTATAAAAAAATAGAGGATTTATCTTCTATTCAAAATACAATTTCTTCTGTTTCTTTTATTTATTTATCATATATTCTTGAATCATTTCTTAAACTTCAAGAACAAGGATTTTCATTTTCTAACATACTTCGTAGGACACAAGATTCCCAAATCATAAATGACATAATATCTCAAAGAGCACGTATTGGAATTTTATTAATCAATCAATTAGATATAAATAATTTTATAAATCAAATGAAAAAATATAATTTAAAATTCTTACTGCTTTTTGAATCCATTCAAATGTATGTTGTTGTTAGTAAAAATCATATGTTTGCCAAAAGAAAATCCATTTCTATTAAAGAAACTCAAGAATTTCCCTTAACTTATTATACATCTATGCCAGAAGAATCAATAATAAAAAATATTTATAACTCTCATATTTCTTTAAAAGTAGAGAATCGAGATGAACTATTTTTAGCATTAAAAAGTAATAAATATTTTTCTCTTTTAACACTTACTGAGGAATCAAAAAATCCTGAATTAATTTATATACCAATAAAGGATGATAACTTTAAAATGAGTATTTACGCTATTTCATTAACTACTACAAGTTTTACTGAAAAAGAATATGAAATGATTGAATTCTTGAAAAGAACAATCCATTTTCTTTAG
- a CDS encoding M20 metallopeptidase family protein, with protein MYSLIYNEAIEMYEELVEWRRELHKIPELGLELPQTVSFIKNKLIKWDIPFKTMVNGNCIVGYLGAGDKCLLLRADMDGLPIEEESELHFASLNGNMHACGHDMHTTSLLGAAKILKKHEKELKGKIKLLFQPGEETFTGAQAVIDERILENPKVDSAFATHVASVSPVGTIAYGTLTATSVYGFKITIIGKGTHGAMPQNGIDPINVGVHIYQGLQELIARECAPNKEVTLTIGQFNAGTVNNVIPKTAILQGTLRTFDNDIKQYLMKRIEEIVNNISKAFHAECQIDVLTDIPVLCCDKERNEQLAKVFQSMNPAFNIVSGLHTTGSDDFAMFSEKVPSSYFMIGARVDSNNVFAHHNPKVCFNEQVLPIETAVYVCAAMDWK; from the coding sequence ATGTATTCCTTAATTTATAATGAAGCAATAGAAATGTATGAAGAACTTGTAGAATGGCGTAGGGAGTTACATAAAATACCTGAATTAGGCTTGGAATTACCTCAAACTGTTTCTTTTATAAAAAACAAATTAATAAAATGGGATATTCCATTTAAAACAATGGTGAATGGAAATTGTATTGTAGGATATTTAGGTGCAGGAGATAAATGTTTACTTTTAAGAGCTGACATGGACGGATTACCGATAGAAGAAGAAAGTGAACTTCATTTTGCTTCTTTAAATGGGAATATGCATGCATGTGGACATGATATGCATACAACTTCATTACTAGGGGCAGCAAAAATATTAAAAAAACATGAAAAGGAATTAAAAGGAAAGATTAAACTGTTATTTCAGCCAGGAGAGGAAACTTTTACAGGTGCTCAAGCTGTTATTGATGAAAGAATATTAGAAAATCCAAAAGTAGATTCAGCTTTTGCAACACATGTAGCATCAGTTTCTCCAGTGGGTACAATTGCATATGGAACATTAACAGCAACTTCAGTATATGGGTTTAAAATAACCATAATTGGAAAGGGTACACATGGAGCAATGCCTCAAAACGGAATAGATCCAATCAATGTTGGTGTACATATTTATCAAGGGTTACAAGAATTGATTGCAAGAGAATGTGCACCAAATAAGGAAGTTACATTAACAATAGGACAGTTCAATGCTGGAACTGTAAATAATGTTATTCCAAAGACAGCGATATTACAAGGAACGCTTCGAACTTTTGATAATGATATAAAACAGTATTTAATGAAAAGAATAGAGGAAATTGTTAATAATATTTCCAAAGCATTTCATGCAGAATGTCAGATAGATGTATTAACAGACATTCCTGTTCTTTGTTGTGATAAAGAAAGAAATGAACAGCTTGCAAAAGTTTTTCAATCAATGAATCCAGCTTTCAATATTGTATCTGGACTTCATACAACTGGATCAGATGATTTTGCAATGTTTTCTGAAAAAGTACCATCATCATATTTTATGATAGGTGCAAGAGTAGATTCAAATAATGTTTTTGCTCATCATAACCCAAAAGTTTGTTTTAATGAACAAGTCTTACCAATTGAAACAGCTGTATATGTATGTGCAGCTATGGATTGGAAATAA
- a CDS encoding L-lactate dehydrogenase, which yields MKENRKVTLIGTGMVGMSMAYSLLNTGGIDELVLIDLDEEKAKGEAMDLNHGIPYSRHKIKVKAGTYKECRDSDIVVICAGANQKEGQTRLELTQINARIMKDISLKVKGSGFQGIVIVASNPVDIMSYVAYKVMGIDKSRVIGSGTLLDTARMRYLLSEYLDVSSDDIEAYILGEHGDSSFISWMNTYVGCKTLIEYVDEKKLDMHDLNDIYNDVKNAAYEIIERKKATYYGIGLSLNKLVLSIFDDTHKILCVSAYLDHEYKHKDIYMGVPCVIGRDGIKEIIELPLNGVDQAKFDESYEILRKVKREVKKDLGL from the coding sequence ATGAAGGAAAATAGAAAAGTAACGTTAATAGGAACTGGTATGGTTGGAATGAGTATGGCATATTCTTTATTAAATACAGGTGGAATTGATGAACTTGTTTTAATAGATTTAGATGAAGAAAAAGCTAAAGGGGAAGCAATGGATCTTAATCATGGGATACCATATAGTAGACATAAGATAAAAGTGAAAGCGGGAACATATAAAGAGTGTAGAGATAGTGATATTGTTGTTATATGTGCAGGAGCAAATCAAAAAGAGGGACAAACAAGATTAGAATTAACACAAATCAATGCAAGAATTATGAAAGATATTTCATTAAAAGTGAAAGGCAGTGGATTTCAAGGGATTGTTATTGTAGCAAGTAATCCAGTTGATATCATGAGTTATGTAGCATATAAAGTTATGGGAATTGATAAAAGTAGAGTGATTGGAAGTGGAACTTTATTAGATACTGCTAGAATGAGATATCTTCTTAGTGAATATTTAGATGTATCAAGTGATGATATTGAAGCTTATATTTTAGGTGAACATGGGGATTCTTCATTTATTTCATGGATGAATACTTATGTTGGATGTAAAACATTGATTGAATATGTTGATGAAAAGAAATTGGATATGCATGATTTGAATGATATCTATAATGATGTAAAAAATGCTGCTTATGAAATTATTGAAAGAAAAAAAGCAACTTATTATGGAATTGGTTTATCTTTAAATAAACTTGTTTTATCAATATTTGATGATACTCATAAAATCTTATGTGTAAGTGCTTATTTAGATCATGAGTATAAACATAAAGATATTTATATGGGTGTTCCATGTGTTATTGGTAGAGATGGAATTAAAGAAATTATTGAGCTGCCATTGAATGGTGTGGATCAGGCAAAGTTTGATGAAAGTTATGAAATATTAAGAAAAGTAAAGCGAGAAGTAAAAAAAGATTTAGGACTTTAA